The following proteins come from a genomic window of Deltaproteobacteria bacterium:
- a CDS encoding P-II family nitrogen regulator: MKLIIAYIQPEKLSDVKQRLYEKEVYKMSVTNALGCGQQKGFHEMYRGVDIEVNLLKKVRLEIAVNDDFVKPTVDAIVAGARSGKIGDGKIFILDLPECIRIRTGETGSEAIG; the protein is encoded by the coding sequence ATGAAACTCATCATTGCGTATATCCAGCCGGAGAAGCTCTCCGACGTGAAGCAGCGGCTCTACGAGAAGGAAGTCTACAAGATGTCCGTGACCAACGCCCTGGGCTGCGGTCAGCAAAAAGGGTTCCACGAGATGTACCGCGGCGTGGACATCGAAGTGAACCTGCTCAAAAAGGTGCGGCTCGAGATCGCGGTCAACGACGATTTCGTCAAGCCGACGGTGGACGCGATCGTTGCCGGGGCGCGCTCCGGCAAGATCGGCGACGGAAAGATCTTCATCCTCGACCTGCCGGAGTGCATCCGCATTCGGACCGGCGAGACGGGAAGCGAGGCGATCGGGTAA